Genomic window (Brachyspira hampsonii):
TGGAATAGCCCTTTTTATACCTGTAGCAACAGCCGGAGCTCTTCCATGTGCTGCCTGCTGCATATCACATGAAAAATACTTATAAGCAAGTACAGAGCATCCTACAGAAGCTATACCAACTGTTTTCTCCAATACCCCAAGTTCTTCTACACATTCAGCTATTATTCTCTGAGCAGTACCATGCATACAGCCCGGACAATAATGTGTCCTAGCATCACTCAATCCCTTTGATTTTTCGAATACTATCATATTAAACCTCCTGCCAAACTTATAACATTATCCATTATCTCATGAGCAGTAGGTACTAATCCTCCAGCCTTTCCATAGAATTTAACCGGAACTTTACACTCTATTGCAAGCTTTATATCATCAACCATCTGCCCCATACTCATCTCAATGCTTACATACATTTTGCAATTTGGATTATCAAATGCTTTAACGGGAAAAGGCCATAAAGTTTGAGGACGAATCATACCTACTTTTTTACCTTCTTCTCTAAACTTATCAACAACTCCTCTTACAATTCTTGACATAGTACCATAAGAAACAAATATAAGTTCTGCATCATCTGTAAAATATTTTTCTGCTCTTGCTTCTTTTTCTTTTATTTCATCATATTTTCTCTGAAGATGAAGATTATGTTCATATAATAATTCAGGCTCTAAATATAGAGAATTAATAATATTATTTTTTTCTCTTTTTCCCCTTTTTCCGCAAGCAGCCCAAGTCTTTTCTTTTATCTCATATTTAGGTTTATAAATAATTTCTACAGGCTCCATCATCTGACCAATATATCCGTCAGCAGCAACATACACAGGAGTTCTATAATGATCCGCTATATCAAATGCTTCCATTATCATATCAGCTGCTTCCTGTAAATTGGCAGGTGCTAAAACAGGGCAATTATAATCGCCATCTCCTCCCCCTCTAGTCATCATATTATAATCGCTTTGTGAAGGCTGTATACTTCCAAGTCCAGGTCCGCCTCTCATAACATTAAGTATTACTGCAGGAACTTCAGAACCTGCCAGATATGATATACCCTCCTGTTTTAAAGCTATACCCGGCGAAGAAGAAGAGGTCATAGCCCTCACTCCGGCTCCTCCTGCCCCATAAACCATATTAATTGCTGCCACCTCACTTTCTGCCTGCACAAATGCCCCGCCTGATTCATACATAGCTTTTGACATAAACTCCGGTATCTCATTCTGCGGTGTAATAGGATACCCAAAAAAACATTTACATCCTGCCGCAATAGCCGCACTAGCCATAGCCTCATTTCCTTTCATCAATGTTCTAGCCATTATTTACTCTCCTCTTTATCTAGCCTTTCAACCATTATACATATATCCGGACACATCATTGCACAATTAGAACAGCCTGTACATTTTTCCATATCAGTAACAGCTGCTGGATAATACCCCCAAGAATTCATATCTTCTTTATCTAAATACAGTATCTTAGTCGGACAAACCGATATGCAGTTAGAGCATCCTTTACATTGTTCTCTATCAATAGTAACTCTGCCTTTAGCCATATATCCTCCTTCATTGATATTAAACTTTAATATAATAAAAAATATTCATATGTTAAAATTTAATCTAAAAATTAAAATAAATCAATGAATAATATTAACTATTATTTATGAATAATATTAACTATTATATATAGTAATTATTATATTTTTGTATATACTTATAAAAGTAATGTATTATTGGAGTTATGATTAATGAATATAGATGATAAAAGGAATATAGAAAGATTATTTGATTTGGGACATCATGCCTTCATAAGTAAAGATTATGAAAAATCAATAGAATATTTAAATGAAGTTATAGATATATACAATAAATATATTATTGCATATTCAGACAGCGAATTTATCATATATAGCAGTTCTTATGATAATGAAGATGATGAAGAAGGTAAAAATATAAGCGATGAGGAAATAAACAATACTCATGATACTTTAGTGGATGCATACTACAATAGAGGACTATCATATTTTAATTTGAAAAACTATGAGGAGGCTATTAAAGATTTTGATAAAGTTATAGAATTGTCTCCAGAAAAATCTAATGCCTACTATAATAGAGGGCATTCAAAATCATATTTAGGAAGATATGAAGAAGGAATTAAAGATTTTAAAAAGGTTCTGGAATTTAATGACGATGATGCTGAAGCTATATACTATATAGGATTAGGATATTTTTATTTAGGAAGATATCAGGAAGCTATAAGAAACTTTGATATAGCTTTGTTGCTAGATGATGAAATTGATGATGCATACTATTACAGAGGTCATTCCAAAAGATATCTCAATATGTATGAAGAAGCATTATCTGATTTCAATAAAATTGTAGAATTAAGATATGATGACAGTGATTCATATTATTCCAAAGCTTTAACAGAATTTTTTCTAGGATTATATGAAGATGCGATTAATGATTTTAACAAGGCTATTGAATTGGATAATCATTTTTCTAATGCTTATTATTTTAGAGGGCTTACTAAAAACAGTTTAGAATTATATAAAGATGCTATGGACGATTATAAAAAGGCATTAGAATATGCAGATGATGACAATATCATCAATATCTATAATGATATGGGACTTCTTGAATATAAATTAGGAAATTATAGATATGCAATTAATTATTACACTAAAATGATAGAAATTAATGATGATATATATTATTCATATTATAATAGAGCATTAGCTGAAGAATCCTTACAATTATATGAAGATGCATTAAAAGATTATAATAAGGCTATAGAATTAAATCCTGAAGATACTTATTCATATAATAATAGAGGGCTTATAAAAAATGAAATGCAGATGTATGATGAGGCATTGGAGGATTATAATAAAGCTATAGAGCTTGAGAAAGATGATGCTTATTTATACAATAACAGAGCCTTATTAAAAGGAAGAATGCATTTATATAAAGAGGCTATAAAAGATTTTGATAAGGCTATTTCAATATATGACGGCGACAGTGAGTTTTATTATTATAGAGGACTTACTAGCTCATATTTAAATGAATTGGATGAAGCTTTAAAATATATAAATAAAGCTATACAATTAGACCCTAAGTATATTAATGCATATAATGAGCGGGGGCTTATAAATTATAGAAATAGACATTATAATTCGGCTATTGAAGACTTCAAAAATGTAATAGAGCTTGACAATGAAAATGTATATGCTAATTATCATTTAGCTTTATCTTATGATACTTTAGAAGAATATGAAACAGCTTTGAAATATTATACAAAAGTCATTGAACTTGAGCCGAATACTACTGATGCATTTTATAATAGGGCTTTAGCAGAAATTGAAATGGAATTATACCATGAAGCTATAGAAGATTTTTATAAAGTAATTGATATCGATAGTAATATAATAGATGCTTATTTCAATATAGGTATATGTTATGATTATTTAAAAGAATATCAAAAAGCTATTGAATGCTATACCAAAGTAATTGAAACTGATAATTATTCTATTGATGCTTATTATAACAGAGGATTAAGTAAAGTAGGGTTAAAACTTTATAATGAGGCTTATGAAGATTATATAAGAGCTTTGGAAATTAATCCTAAATATGCTAATGCCTATAATGGAATAGGTTTTTCAAAAACAAAATATTCAAACAATGAATTTAAAAACGGAAGCATTCAAAGATCTATAGATTTACTTAAAGATGCTTTACTATATTATGAAAAAGGATTGGCATTAAAAATAGATGATAATTTAAATAATGCTTCTATTTATGACAGTATGGGATACAGCACAACTAAATTAGCTAATATATATCTGTCAATGAAAGATTATGATAATGCTTATAAATATTATAATGATGCTTTATTATGTTTTAGAGAGGCTTTAAAGTTAAATAGTAAGCATG
Coding sequences:
- a CDS encoding 4Fe-4S dicluster domain-containing protein, producing MAKGRVTIDREQCKGCSNCISVCPTKILYLDKEDMNSWGYYPAAVTDMEKCTGCSNCAMMCPDICIMVERLDKEESK
- the vorB gene encoding 3-methyl-2-oxobutanoate dehydrogenase subunit VorB, which translates into the protein MARTLMKGNEAMASAAIAAGCKCFFGYPITPQNEIPEFMSKAMYESGGAFVQAESEVAAINMVYGAGGAGVRAMTSSSSPGIALKQEGISYLAGSEVPAVILNVMRGGPGLGSIQPSQSDYNMMTRGGGDGDYNCPVLAPANLQEAADMIMEAFDIADHYRTPVYVAADGYIGQMMEPVEIIYKPKYEIKEKTWAACGKRGKREKNNIINSLYLEPELLYEHNLHLQRKYDEIKEKEARAEKYFTDDAELIFVSYGTMSRIVRGVVDKFREEGKKVGMIRPQTLWPFPVKAFDNPNCKMYVSIEMSMGQMVDDIKLAIECKVPVKFYGKAGGLVPTAHEIMDNVISLAGGLI
- a CDS encoding tetratricopeptide repeat protein, with amino-acid sequence MNIDDKRNIERLFDLGHHAFISKDYEKSIEYLNEVIDIYNKYIIAYSDSEFIIYSSSYDNEDDEEGKNISDEEINNTHDTLVDAYYNRGLSYFNLKNYEEAIKDFDKVIELSPEKSNAYYNRGHSKSYLGRYEEGIKDFKKVLEFNDDDAEAIYYIGLGYFYLGRYQEAIRNFDIALLLDDEIDDAYYYRGHSKRYLNMYEEALSDFNKIVELRYDDSDSYYSKALTEFFLGLYEDAINDFNKAIELDNHFSNAYYFRGLTKNSLELYKDAMDDYKKALEYADDDNIINIYNDMGLLEYKLGNYRYAINYYTKMIEINDDIYYSYYNRALAEESLQLYEDALKDYNKAIELNPEDTYSYNNRGLIKNEMQMYDEALEDYNKAIELEKDDAYLYNNRALLKGRMHLYKEAIKDFDKAISIYDGDSEFYYYRGLTSSYLNELDEALKYINKAIQLDPKYINAYNERGLINYRNRHYNSAIEDFKNVIELDNENVYANYHLALSYDTLEEYETALKYYTKVIELEPNTTDAFYNRALAEIEMELYHEAIEDFYKVIDIDSNIIDAYFNIGICYDYLKEYQKAIECYTKVIETDNYSIDAYYNRGLSKVGLKLYNEAYEDYIRALEINPKYANAYNGIGFSKTKYSNNEFKNGSIQRSIDLLKDALLYYEKGLALKIDDNLNNASIYDSMGYSTTKLANIYLSMKDYDNAYKYYNDALLCFREALKLNSKHALANNSIAYIYIQLDKMNNKYNIFNKDAYEYFSNAYSFAKKDDKKLIKKCIVSLAKEKIKTAEEFCIKNNIEF